The DNA window GGTTTGTAAAAAAAACGAAGTTTTCTAGTTGTCAAtagacaattatttttttttattttatttttttccatactAAAAAAGGTCAACATCAATTAGATCTACTTCAGATCTGACTAGAAATAATGCCAGAAAAGGAACTGCTCAGTGCTCATCTCTGCAAGTCGCACTCTCACGAATTAATTTGATTTCTGCTTAGCGATTCATAATTAAGTTGAGAATTTCAGTTTAATGCTGAAAATTGCACGTTGATAAAACCATCAACACTCTGTCATAATTATATCATATTATGTCATAAGTACATCCGATCTGAAGTCTGGAAAAGGAAATCCACAGTCAAGAATGTCTCAGAATCTCAAATAAGCCCATTAAATATGTATAGCCTGCTGTATCCTCACGTGAAGTGCTTTTATTGGTATTTTTGTATTGTTGTGTTCGTTTGTAGCCTTTACACAACAGCTACTATAAACATCAATGCTTATGAAACTATCGGGCTCAATAAATCAAGAGTAGTTATCCTTATTCCAGTATGCTGCAGGCTCTAAAGGATGATCAATCCAACTTTTAATTATAGTTTAAAGTGACCTTTGTTATTGTATGGAGTATCATGGTATCTTGTACACTATTCAGAGATAATGGTATGTATATGTTATCTCTACCCTATGTTAGAATTATTTCTCCAAAAGTGAgaattgttgaatatttgttGGACATATTATAGTCGAGTGCAGCTCCGCTGAAAAGCTATTTGGAAATTTCAGCAATATAGTGGCCGCTACCGCTGCCTGCCTGTTGTTAGAAATTGTAACTACTGTTaaataattttgcattttagttgtatttttcattttcttcctttttttatcagTTACTTTGGTTGATTTTGTTGTTCCAAAATTGTAACAATAATGTATATCCACTccaacttggttttttttttttaggaaccaagaagcaattttataaaatttaagtAACTGATTTGTTAAATAAATTCCACTCTAATTTTAAATCCAGTtgtcatttttaaaatcatggTAATTTGATTTTGCATAGTTACAGCTTTTGTTTTCTTGCCTACAGCATGTAATTAAATTTACGTTTGACGgacaaaaaaaacttttaaaggcCAATAAATTGATGGTAAACTTTCAAGATCATTTCATAGCTTCAGCAAGATTTTTTATCAGACTGCTATAAAACTTGATAACTGCTGATTCTTGAATATTGTGTAAAGTTCAATATGATTTTAAGTAAACTGAGTCGAATTTTTATAGAAAACATTGCTGAGGTAGAAGCAAAAAGTATCATTACGATTTCTTAAGCAGAAACTTGCAAAACTCAGAATAATGTTTAAGAAAAAAGTTCCTTAGGTTGTATGTAATTTTGCTGCTGACTCGTTAGTAGCCAAGAAAGTAAGAGGAAATGAGATATATAAGGAGCTTAATGTGGTGAAGAAAATTGCATTTATTCACGTAACTCatacaatgaaaatatttttgtgcgatatttaaaaagaatttacaAGGAAAGAGTATTTACTAAATAACGATTATCAGACAGGTCTTACAATCAAACAACAAATAGAAGTCAATGCTGACAGCGCAAGGCAGGTACTGTCAGTAACTTATAAAATGCATTAGGTGCTTTGTATCTACTGAGATAtttaattatctaaaaatatcTCTTGTTTTATCCTGTCTAGGAGAccacaagttttcaaaaatacaagaaGCAAATTTAGGTTcatgatttaattatttttcactgCCTCCTAATTTTATATGAAGAAaacaatattttgaagaaaaaaaaaataaaataaaaaaaactcaccCCAAAAGGTTGTGTGTTATTTTTGGTGAGCTTTGAGGCACCTCCCTTGCACACAATTTTCAGAAGGCAATCAAGTATACTTTTGAGCATgaatcttttttctcttctttcttcacaggaaatttaatgagtttcatttttattttcatgacttaataattttaagaatttttcaaatcagTGGTGCTTGCTcaggtttttctttaaattcgtTTATTTGtataaaagaagaaagaaaaaaatgatgtgaTCCAAAATTATGAAGGATAGATATATCATGGTATATTTGGGGTATTTATACAGAGAAAAGAGACACCGCTCTTACCAGTTAACTGACCATATGCAtgtgagaaaaagaagaagaaaaagaataaaccattttaagtaaaaaaagagtTGATGAGATAAGAATGAAAGCATTAAGCTAATGTATTTTTTGGCAAGCTTTACTTATGGTAACCTGATTCTGAGAAAAGGATTACAATGGCTAAATTCCAAAACTACGTTCCTTAGCTGCAGCCTCTCAAAATTGCcgtgcattttaaattttagagggAAAACAACAGCAGGTATTCTGATGTTTACATGATGCTCCGGCATGGAGAAactatcagagaaaatttcaaggtgtaattccaaccaaccccccccccccccctctccaaaAAGTAAAGGTGGAAACTTTTGCAATCGAGGCACGTGGGTCTGGAGTTTAGCTATTAATcaatagaataaaataattaatgcCCAGACAATTTTCACTTTATGTTGAcgcttgaattttttcatgcaGACATTTCCATAACGAGAATAAATTAAGATAGGTGCCCCTTTAGTACCTATGCGGTCATATTCTGACTTAGTGTTAAGATTAGTTAATCTCTATTCTGCCAGTGAGGAAATAATAGAAacatattttgtaattttaatgggttttttgaaaaatttgttagCCAAAGCATATGAATGAATGAGTTCAATTATCAATTCTCAATGAAATCACCCTCTTTTTACATTCGAAAACATTTAGCTCCAGGAGGCAGGTATACTATGCAATTAGCAGTATAACTCCTTAAGCCCCTTCTTTAGCTCCCTCTGTCAATCAGAAGAAGACAATATTACCCACGGAACATTACAATACCCAAGTATACCTGCACCAACATCATGCAACTTCGACATAACATAGTAACCTCTTTGGTCATTGAGCAAAGTGTGAACATTAGCAAATCCTCAcaagatgaaataaaataaaaatgaaaacgacTACCTACCCATGGTTTCATTACCATAATTCAGCAATATccgctttaatttttcatgtaccTAGGTGGACTGAGCTGATGAAATAGAATGAGTGGGAAAGGATGTCTCCGCATTCTTCATAATGTACCCTTCCTTTCTAAAGTTGATACAAAAAATAACTAGGAGGATATCTGACTTATTTATGATACTTCATTAATGATGATGTTTGCCTGGGAGACAGGATTCGGGAGGGGGTCGGTCCGAAAAATCAGTTGGGGTGCTTGGTATGATCTCTTACCTACAAAAGTGTGTAAAGTTATTTTCGTTCTTGGTAGAAATTTTGCTCTATCctgttttcctcctttttttcttgggGAGGTGATATTTCTCCAACTTccatttgaagttttttcatgtttgaGGATTCATTCATTGAACTTACTAACTTAATGTCATCTTAAATTtagcaaatcaatttttcacaggatatgcGTTGAGCATGAGGGTGCTTCCCTCCGTGGGAAGTTTTTGATCTTTAATTAGAGAAAAAGATAATAGAAcaaatttaataaattaaaaagaaaatttaaaaaaaaaaacaaaaaaaacaaaaaaaaaacaatctgaGGACTTATGTGCGGCAGCAAAGTGATAACCCTTCATAAATACAGTCCTCATTAATCTACTTGTACAACCATTGTACGTTTCTGCCTGATCTTCATAGACTGCACTTAGTAAAAATAAGGAACCAAGATagcttgtaaaaaataaaaatgcgtaatttttttatccAAGTTACATTTTTGGGGTTAATcaggtcaaaaattttaaatatgtaGGTACCTATCCATAGATTTCCTCGCAAAATCAAAGGagctatatttttaaaattcagtcaATTTATGCCAAGTGTCGAGggattaaattattttccccCCTAATTCATCATTTTGTtgtaattttgaatatttttcaccgTATGCAATGGTCCAAAAGTAATGTGTAATCGTTTAGGAGAAATATATCCGGTAAAAAATCGCAGGAAGAATAAATGCATATCTAGGATCGATTGACGCGTGGTCCTTTTTACAAGGATATTCAACGTAAATCAATCATTTGACGGCTTGAATTTACTGTtctagtcattttgaaaaatactctcATGCTTTACCCACGATAATACAATAATATCGCTGCAGTCTATCAGATGAATTGTTAAAATACTCCAGAGACACTATAGGAACATTATCATGCAACATTGTCTCGCATTGCCAAATTGTGACAGCCATTTGCAACCACACAATATGTCACATCTTTGCGCGCATCGTTGGACCGACAAGGAAATTCaaagtgccttcattttttgagggTATGCAACATAGACACCCGCAAAGTACGAATATTTGTGGCAATGCCAGGCGTCTTTGTCAACTTGTTACTAATGTCTGTAAGCGGAGACCATCTGGTAAGACAAAGTAACAATTAATTTAGATCTCTCGTTTATTGAAATACCTTTGTCGATAaaataggtaatttttttattccataGAGGACGTCTCTTCCGAACCTTCCAGTTCAGAAACCCCACGAATCCCTGATATGGTTGGAGAGATATTCTCGTAGATTCTTTTTAGGGTGCTTCACTTTCAGAAGTtccaataattttgaaatcgagATTCTAAAGTTTTTCTTGATGACAGGTGAATCCTCTGCCTCACACTGGGGGCTGACTTACAGCGATATTTCTTTCACAATTGAAGTGCATTTTTTTTGTGCATCGTCTGATAATGAACTAACACCATGCTTGTAGCAAGAAATTACTTTCTCATGttctctgaaaatattttttggccAATAACAAAGCAATGTCTCAGGAGTAATTTcgcaaaacaatttttaagcaGTATTATTCTCAACGAGACTTGATGGTTACGTATTACCGCGATAACGTTCAGCTTGGTTATGGAAGTCAGAATAGAATCCTAGAACACAATTCAGAATTTTCTGTCTCCTATACTAGAGACAGTGGTGTCTCCTTACATTTCATCAACTTGTCTTTATTCCTTGTCTACATTTGCATACTTGCATATTTATATATCTCTAACTTTTTCCCCCTACATGCCGGTTGCACGTAAAATAAATTACCTTTACGGCAGGAAATGAATAGATTATCCCACCTCTTCTTATACATAAAGAAATGATATCCTGACTATATCTGAGTGAAAACTTTGTCATAGATCCAAGACAGCTTCGTTTTTATGCTTTAACATGAGAGCCTCGTTGCCCTCTATTAAATATACCGAGTGACCTTCTAACCTAAAGGAGCGAAAATCGCAAACAATCATACCCTGTCCGCGAACTAGGAGTCCGTGTATAAAAATATAGTGCTTCAGATTATCGGTGACCTATCTGAAAAGTCTCCTTCCCCTTCTTTACATCCATAAAATTCCAGATGGCTCCACGCAGATCCACTTTAGTATAATTATCCTTCTCTTAAGTGACAATTTTCAATTAAGGTATGACTATCTCATCTCTTcttatacataaaaaaaatgattttcttatTATGTATGGATGAACATTTTGTTAATGCTCCAAAACAGCTTCGTTTCTGATAACTTCTTGAACTCTATGGTGACTAGtcactatttttttctcaaaatgtaagTAAAGCAATGATTGCACGTTTTAAATTAAGGATAGGGACCCTTTTGTCGAACCTCATTCTGTAAACTTGTGAGATGGCATCTTTAAGAGAGAAAGTTGAGACATTTTCAGATAAGTCACTGTTTAATCTCCTGGCCGGGTGGTccttaaattgaaatttgaactAAACTTATCGAGCCGGTATCACTTTTCTTGCTTAGTCTATGGCACTTCAATCTTACGTGTAAGTACGTCCTTACAAAATCAACATATTTTTAACAGAGATACTTTCTGGATAAAAATATCATTtgagaaatgtaaaaaaataaataacataaaaacatatatttgaaacaattaaataaTATCAGCACATCGATGATCTAGTCGatattatttaatatttatacaAGATTTTCTAATACTTTCTTAACATtcaaacacttaaaaaaatgaaataaactcaaagtaaaactaaaataaataataaacagatcaaacaaaaagagaaacaaaatataaaattaaaaaagggacAGTAATAAAAGACATCTATTCATTATaaattaaagtgaaaaatacttcaaaagTAGGATTATAAAGTATACAAAACAAGAATTAAACGGCTGTGCAACCCGGATGGGGTTTACCTAACTTGCTATAAATGCCACTTAAAGAGAAGTTTAGGAACTACATCCTTGTCTTTGTCAATTTGAGTCTTAAATCTACGACTCAATTAAGTGTTGCATCTGAGATTTTTGTTTAGTCTTAAAACTTGATTCTATCTTTTCAGGAAAGAACTGAAGGCGATAGAGTCAATTTTTTCCAGTAGGTACTAAAAAGAGCTTAATTTTGAGCATTCTTTCATACTGATCTTAGTGAGTTAAGTTGCAAAATCAACTGAGCTCTCAACAAATATATATCACTCTTTTTTAGCCACACATGAAGCCAGCTCTCCAAGCATCCATTGAAAGCCCTCTGAATTCCATAGCCAAATCTCTAATTCTTCCATCGTTAAGAAGCAAATTAAAGAGCGACCAAAAAGATGCTCAAGCATTGACTCATGGAGGAACAGGAGAGGTTGATGGCCAATGTGAGATTTTGACCCACTGACTTCAAAGGCGTGCACAAACATTCATGAAAGAAATCGATCAGAAAGTCATGAAGACCGCTGGACCCCGTTAGTTAAGGATTGAGCTCTGATGATTTTGATTCTTGTGCGCTATTGGCCCGATTGAATTTTACCACGCTCTATAAAAGAGGCGGAAAAAATCGAACGAAAAAACCATTTGATTCTGATCTAAAATCATCGCATGGAATGAATGACGCAGCCGCCAGATTGGACTTGTTATGGATTCAAGCACCATCTAGCTGGCTTGAATGCAGTGACGATCCGTGCAATAAGTTGGCATCACAGTTTTCCCTTCATTTACAATGAATCTataccttaactaaataaaaatcGAGATTTCGGACAAATTCTGCTACAATACTGAaatcactttaaaattttagctaaCGTACATCCGTTACATCTACAAGCACATGATCTACCcgtttttcccaaaaaatctcaCGTGTAATATCCTAAAATAAAGCTTAAGGTGAAATGCTATCTTTGTTTGGTCAAATCGAACAGGTGATTTTTGCACTTGAATTCtttcagttttaatttaaagtttacgGAAAACCTTTTTTTGGAAAGGAATCAGTGTAAAAAATATGCCTCTAGGTCCGTTTTTGGCTGAGAATTTCAAGTAATACcagtattttagcaaaatatttTCGGCCCTTCAATGTTTGCCTATAGTTTCGCCACAGATTCGCCTTAAATGCATGTTAAAtaatggattttagaatccatctttttaatcaatttaaatgaaggaaaaacagtgttgggAAATTTTAAGAATGGCGGTTGCTCGAGTGGGAGGAAGGCCCGGGGTTTGAACCCATCCGAGTGGAACAGCCCTTACTCGGTGAACAAGGAAGATGAGGAGATGAACTGAAAGAGTgtggaaaatgttcaaaatggtAAACTAGCAACAAACATGTTCTCTATGAGAGGGGGCGCCGGGACGAGGTCCTCGAGCTTTAGGTAGAATATCCGCTGGAGGCCTTGAACACTGAGGGAGCGGAGCTCGGGGAGTTTCCCGAGGAGCCGGGAGAAGTACTGCGGCTTTCGGTTCGCGTCCGCGTTGTAGATCACGTGGTCCTGGAGCGCCGAGCTTATCCGCGACTGCAGCTGCTCTACCTTGTGCGGCTCCTTCAGTCCGTGACGCTCTGAAATCAGATCAGAAATAATTAATGTAGATCGTTATACCCGGTAAAATCGGAAaattagaaacaaaaaattaaaattaatcggaaaattatttttcatttcaggaaAATATTTGGTCTTGAGGGAGGGGGATATGATAATTTATTAGAATGGGTGCATTTCTAAGGAGGTGGAAAAaacgaaagtgccttcaattctgAACATGCCACGCGCACATCCGTGgatcacgaatagttgcatcaaggagCCAGAACCAACTCATAATCAGTGCAGTGCAGTATTCGTGGGTCGCGAGATGATGTCCGATTGATGACTGATTTGAATCGGTCGTTCTTGAAATGATTTAAGCACCAGAAATGAGAATACGAGTAAGGACAGTAAAAACTGTTTTGGATGACCCGTTGGGAATTTAAGAGCGTTATAATATTAACACGATCAATTAATTAATCACATCATAAATCAGTCTATAATTTAAAACGGGTCGATTTGTACAGATCCTCCTGTTGTTCACGAATTGTCATTTTTAAcgcttaagttttttttttgatgaggacCAATTTCATTGTTGCAAGGATAAAAAACTCTTTCGAAATTCTACATAATATCccaaaatgtattaaaatttaccAATGTAGCTCTATTAAAAGGCCAATGCCAGAATGCCCTCAACATCTACGAGTGGAGCCAAAACTGTGCCCTTTCACAATGATACAACtgttcgaccacgtgggagctggtgttgcatacactgaaaattgaaggcgaatttccAACGGGTGACAATAACCATCTCTTCGCGTTCGTGTAAGTATATTATTTTGTGCGTGCTCTAAATGAGCATAATTGTGAAGGCGGAGAGAAAGCAAACATATTTTTGTTAGAGTATTGTCATGGAGagttcaaaaataatttgaaaaaatatccgTATAAATATCATTATGGAGAACATCCTGAGAGTCTTCTTGCTTACCTGTGATGATAGTGAGAGCACAGAGGCAGGCGAAAGCGGAGAGGTCTATCTCCATGGCGTGCATGGATTGACAGAAGTCTAGGATGGCGAAGAGCCAGTCACCAAAACTCCGGACGCACTGTTGTTTTTCTAGCACGACGCCGTTGCAGAATACTAGCTTCGTATCCGTCGCTCGAgtcctgaaaaattcaacgaaaaaaattcaatttcagtaCTCTGGTATCCAGCATTGGCTGGTTAAAAATGAGGGACTTCTTGGGTATTGACGCAGAACTAATACTGTCTAATTCAAGAAACGGaagattttcatttcaaattcgACGACTGCGCCTTCAAGTagggccggattgagggggtggccacatgggcagtggcccatggcggcaaaattagggggcggcaaattttgtaattttattaaatgcaggtacaaaaaaataggattcagaaaaaaattacaaacaagaaaaggtgactaaatctcccatttcctgagagttcattaatttctaattttgtcgtatttcggtgatacagaAGAcagcgcacctttaattagttgagttaagagagaaaccaaacgcgtaatttggcctggagcggggcggcgcaaagagaaatgatgacgagtacttgagatgaaaaggagaagctctcggcgcggcggtcggcatgtaacacatattagcgcctacgagtctgcatgaatacttcacgcattgcgtcaaacgcacagtaaggtcaacagcggtcggcgcggcgtgaaacgtaaagtgcctacaagactacatgaatacttcacgcattgcacaatgtggtcagcgcggcacggcggcggaagttacaattattaaaccacatttatgtttgttctttctttcttatttttttagttcatttcttacaaatgaaaggccttgtccccacagagataggcttacggaactgaactttcgcgcgaagttccgtgaacttttgctggtagtgttgacagggcttacgcaaaaattgtgtccaacacgagtgaacgcgtcttatgcacccttctccctccggcacgttcactagatggtttttattgatgtttcaaaatgaatgagaagagggcggcaaaatacacgCGGCCGATGGGCGGCAAGCAGGTAAATCCTTGCCTTGCCTTTGCCTTCTAGTCAAAGAATTATGCAAAAATTACATCGATGCCTTGCATGACGGACGCACTTATACGACGAGAAACTTTGAGGACATGAATTAAATCATAAGGAGGCACATGTGCATTGGATATCtacatattttcctttagaaTATATGTCCAAATAAGTGTCTAATTGTCTTTATCATATTtctttcttctgatttatttatttgtgagaaaattaataaatttgtctccttgaaatttttagatacacTAGTTGAAATCACAAATAAGGTActccaaaaaatatgtccaaaaatattcgtaaattttcaagaagatacgcattttccaaaagtttttcttcttctttcactCGGCATCACGGCGGTATAATATCAAGTGGGCTGAACTCGCCATCTTCTGAAACGCGaaagtcgggggggggggggagggaaggggagACATGTTCGACTTAGAGTGGCTCTCATTGGGTATCTAAAATATAAGTCGTTCGAATAAGCTGCAAAGAGTTGGAGGCATTAAGAATAGTTTTAGTGTATGTTTCAGCATTTTCTCCAGCAGGTATAAAAGAAAGCTCACCTATAAGCTAATCGGAGAACAAAAAGTTCAAGACATGCCGACTGGAAGAGAAGCTCCTGATCCTCGGGGCAGAGATCGGAAAAACCGGGGATTTTCTCAACGAACAGCTTGATTACGTCTATGGAAGTAGTTAAAAGCGTGTAGAACTGCATTATCTTCTCCGCCTCCGTTATCACCGGCTCCAGCGGACTTGGTTCTCTATACTGTTgacaaaaacgaaaaataattattccagATTTTTGCGTGACCATATTCATGTTACTAGGTATCAGCACAATCCATCTGATTTGGTCATAATCAGGCGAAATAGATCTTCTTTGCTGACACTAAATTATCCCCCAAAGACTTAAGAAAATCAACCTTTCaatacggaaaaaaaaagtaaggacTGTTAGATGATATACGATCATTTCCATTTAACTATGTTAGTATCCAATAAATTAAGTTACTAGTCCAATTGCTTCGGTACTACCACTATTAATTGGAAAATGCtgatatcatccaacaaattggagtagtatcacaattttagggaataatccctaaaactttttttttccgcgaATTATTATAACACTACGCAACTAAATGAATATTCGCTCGTGAGTATGGGTAGCGTTGATGGGTTGGTGCAACATCGAAAAACCTCCGTCGATATGGAATATGTTCCACATCAACAAACAAGTTTTGGTTTATAGGTCTAAACCTACAATTCAACGAACGGAAATTCGATTGTACCAACCGAGAGTCCGTCCGCCCGAACAAAAATTCACTCTTCCAAAAACAATAAGCGCCTACTGAACTGAACCTATCGACTCGCATATCGGAGGTTTATTTTTAGGAACAACTTAAAAAAGGAACATCATCGCACGTAGCCAGTGATGGCTTCTGCATTTACACTATAAGTAGGCACTGCttcctcaaataaatttgagCATGTGAGTTataatatttacatattttttttttttttttatcaaacagaGCTTTGCgtagaaaaacacaaaaatcaaaTCCATCAAATCAAATTCAAATCAGTGTGGATGACTATCTTGGTGAAAAGGATGTTTTTGGCctacttaaaaaattgaaggcgaaatataaATGTGTGTCTGTGTAACCCCATGATAATTATGCATCGGCTATACCTTTAAATAGAAAACTCGAAAAGAAAATGTGATAAATCGGTAAGACTTGCCTGGGAATAATCAAGAGAGGACAGATCGGGGGAGGTGTCGAGGTGCCCCCGGACGAGGGCGGTGATGAGGGAGACGGGAGGACTGGGGGGCGATTCCTGGGGGGACTTGGGCTTGGAGGGGAGCCTCCCTCGGCGGCCCTTGAGCGAGTCCGTGCGCACGACTTCTTTGACCATGCCCACTTGGAGACACTTCTGGAAGCGGCAGAACTGACACCGGTTCCGCCGCCGTTTATCCACCGGACAGCACTTCTCCGCCAGACACACGTACTTCGAGCCCTTCTGTACAGTTCGCTTGAAGAAAcctgcaaaaataaacaaattaatgCACATGAGCCCGCAGTAAGGAAAAAGTAATCCATGCACCTTGTATTAGTATGGAAAGAAAAAGCTAAAGTCAATTTCTGTTCCTTCATCTTTGCAGCTTCTTCTGCGAGATTATTTTACAATGTCAAGAAAACAAAATCtatattttctaagaaaaattttacgaatcaAAAGGAAGCCTAAAGTAACCTAAACGCACTGATAATACTTTTTGCTCAGTTTTTTACGGGTTACATTGACCTAAATTTCAGTTATGcatcgaccaaatttttgggttgaaaatttgcaaccttgTTAAAAATCAGGGGCGAGCcaccaaaattgaaaattatcaggCATTTTCTCGtccttctgaaaaaaaaaaaaaaaaaaaaaacattttgaatattttccttacaATGTTTCAAGAAATGTACCTTGTTATACTCAACCCAGTGTAtgctaaaattttgagggaagccataaaaaaaaatgcgcaaaAAAAGACAATCGGGAGAAATTTGACCGCGATTG is part of the Bemisia tabaci chromosome 1, PGI_BMITA_v3 genome and encodes:
- the LOC109041154 gene encoding probable nuclear hormone receptor HR38 isoform X3, whose amino-acid sequence is MIISRHSTIDRDDSEAGHPAGTGLPQASSSMLLLQTQTSFGSSSFAELLSAPYTCDDSSVPLPEDLDPFSESVFTQNLAAEPSPSDTGDPTDGSDPSDPTPLPSFQETYAALGFKMEEDCYNVAAPAPPPAPYHQSPPPPSCPSYHPLPHPHPHSHPHSHPHPHPHSHSHGHGHEYRPEPLHYPHPHPHPPQYYSPHTHPPTAAPSPQESYSLPHFPSSSAELHATTALGPRHRRASLPLQRSESTSSSSESPKLRLSRTPCPPHSACSSPGSEPSAPAQRPTPPSPSQLCAVCGDSAACQHYGVRTCEGCKGFFKRTVQKGSKYVCLAEKCCPVDKRRRNRCQFCRFQKCLQVGMVKEVVRTDSLKGRRGRLPSKPKSPQESPPSPPVSLITALVRGHLDTSPDLSSLDYSQYREPSPLEPVITEAEKIMQFYTLLTTSIDVIKLFVEKIPGFSDLCPEDQELLFQSACLELFVLRLAYRTRATDTKLVFCNGVVLEKQQCVRSFGDWLFAILDFCQSMHAMEIDLSAFACLCALTIITERHGLKEPHKVEQLQSRISSALQDHVIYNADANRKPQYFSRLLGKLPELRSLSVQGLQRIFYLKLEDLVPAPPLIENMFVASLPF